In Zunongwangia profunda SM-A87, the following proteins share a genomic window:
- a CDS encoding LptF/LptG family permease: MKILDWYILKRYLGTFSMMLLLFIPIGITVNLAEKIDKILENEVPFVEVAEYYLNFTIYFANLLFPLFLFLSIIWFTSKLANNTEVIAFLSSGVSFYRFLRPYIIGATIVCIAALGLSMFLAPKASKGFNEFKYEYLKRGHETQETKDVYRQVNDNEVIYASHFRPKTHTANNFVIEHFEGNQLKFKISASRLKFNTEDSTYTLTNVDKRIIGENGDIMSNQAKLDTILPFEFDELTPETYIAETLSFSELNEFIKKESRRGSGNMNMYLVAAYKRVSIPVSAFILTIIAVAVSSMKRRGGMGVNLAVGISLAFIFIFFDKVFGTIAEQSTFSPLLAVWIPNISFGILAVFLLLKAKR; encoded by the coding sequence TTGAAAATTTTAGACTGGTATATTTTAAAGCGCTACTTAGGAACCTTCAGTATGATGCTGTTATTATTTATCCCTATCGGGATAACGGTTAATCTTGCTGAAAAAATAGATAAGATTCTTGAAAATGAAGTTCCTTTTGTTGAGGTAGCCGAATACTATCTAAATTTCACGATCTATTTTGCCAATCTTCTATTTCCGCTCTTTTTATTTTTATCCATTATCTGGTTTACCTCAAAATTGGCCAATAATACTGAAGTTATAGCTTTTTTAAGTAGTGGAGTTTCTTTTTATCGATTTTTAAGACCCTATATTATTGGAGCTACTATCGTGTGTATTGCGGCCTTAGGACTAAGTATGTTTTTGGCTCCAAAAGCAAGTAAGGGCTTTAATGAATTTAAATACGAGTATTTAAAAAGAGGGCACGAAACCCAGGAAACTAAAGATGTATATCGGCAGGTGAATGATAATGAAGTGATTTATGCCAGCCATTTTCGTCCCAAAACACATACCGCCAATAACTTTGTGATAGAGCATTTTGAAGGTAATCAGTTAAAATTTAAAATAAGTGCCTCCAGGTTGAAATTCAATACCGAAGATTCTACGTATACCTTAACCAATGTTGATAAAAGAATTATTGGTGAAAACGGAGATATCATGAGTAATCAAGCTAAATTAGATACGATTCTGCCTTTTGAATTTGATGAATTAACGCCAGAAACCTATATCGCTGAGACTTTAAGTTTCTCTGAACTCAATGAATTTATAAAAAAAGAAAGTCGGCGTGGATCGGGTAACATGAATATGTATCTGGTAGCTGCCTATAAGCGAGTTAGTATTCCAGTTTCGGCATTTATACTTACTATCATCGCTGTAGCAGTATCATCGATGAAGCGTCGTGGCGGAATGGGCGTAAATCTTGCCGTAGGGATTTCCCTGGCTTTTATTTTTATCTTTTTTGATAAAGTTTTTGGTACAATAGCCGAGCAGTCAACCTTTTCACCCCTACTGGCGGTTTGGATTCCTAATATCTCATTTGGTATACTGGCAGTGTTTTTATTGTTAAAAGCGAAACGTTAA
- a CDS encoding acetyl-CoA carboxylase carboxyltransferase subunit alpha, translating into MEYLDFELPIKELEEQYERACNIGEESEVDVTATCKQIEKKLQEKKKQIYKNLTAWQRVQLSRHPNRPYTLDYINAICGDTFLELHGDRSVKDDKAMIGGLGKIGDQSFMFVGQQKGYNTKTRQYRNFGMANPEGYRKALRLMKSAEKFNLPVVCFVDTPGAYPGLEAEERGQGEAIARNILEMTRLSVPVIVVIIGEGASGGALGIGVGNRVLMLENTWYSVISPESCSSILWRSWEYKETAAEALKLTAEDMKKQKLIDEIVKEPLGGAHSDRDGAFKAVEKSILKAFEELKSLSKEDLISSRMDKYLEMGVYQD; encoded by the coding sequence ATGGAATATTTAGACTTTGAATTACCGATTAAAGAGCTTGAAGAGCAGTACGAGCGCGCCTGTAATATAGGCGAGGAAAGCGAGGTGGATGTAACTGCTACCTGCAAGCAAATCGAGAAAAAACTTCAGGAAAAAAAGAAACAGATCTATAAAAATTTAACTGCATGGCAAAGAGTGCAGTTGTCCAGACATCCTAACCGTCCTTATACCTTAGATTACATTAATGCTATTTGTGGTGATACATTTTTAGAATTACATGGCGATCGAAGTGTAAAAGACGATAAAGCCATGATTGGCGGTCTGGGGAAAATTGGTGATCAAAGTTTTATGTTTGTTGGCCAGCAAAAAGGCTATAACACCAAAACAAGGCAGTATCGTAATTTTGGGATGGCTAATCCAGAAGGTTACCGCAAGGCTTTACGCTTAATGAAATCTGCAGAGAAATTTAATCTTCCTGTAGTATGTTTTGTGGATACTCCCGGAGCTTATCCTGGACTGGAGGCCGAGGAGCGAGGGCAGGGCGAAGCTATTGCTCGTAATATCCTCGAAATGACACGTCTTAGTGTACCGGTTATTGTTGTGATTATTGGTGAAGGAGCCAGTGGTGGTGCGCTAGGAATAGGTGTGGGGAATAGAGTTTTGATGTTAGAGAATACCTGGTATTCTGTAATTTCTCCTGAATCTTGTTCCTCTATCTTATGGAGAAGCTGGGAATATAAAGAAACTGCAGCTGAAGCTTTAAAACTTACAGCTGAAGATATGAAAAAGCAAAAGCTTATTGACGAGATCGTAAAAGAGCCACTTGGTGGTGCACATAGTGATCGCGACGGCGCTTTTAAAGCTGTGGAAAAATCTATTTTGAAAGCTTTTGAAGAGCTTAAAAGTTTATCAAAAGAAGATTTGATAAGTTCCAGAATGGATAAATATTTGGAAATGGGTGTCTATCAAGACTAA
- the dnaB gene encoding replicative DNA helicase, giving the protein MEKIATSPAYNKQNSNVISLEKGKIPPQAVDLEEVVLGAMMIDKKGVDEIIDILHPDAFYKNSHKLIYEAIFKLFENTEAIDLLTVSNQLKKDGNFEKAGGDYYLIQLTQRVSSSAHIEFHARIILQKYIQRSLIKISAEIIEEAYDESVDVFDLLDSAEAKLYEVTQGNIKKSTESAQSLVIQAKARIQDISNREGLSGVPSGFDKLDELTSGWQPSDLIIVAARPGMGKTALTLSMARNIAVGQGIPVAFFSLEMSSVQLITRLISSETGLSSEKLRTGNLEKHEWEQLNVKVKDLEKAPLFIDDTPSLSIFDLRAKARRLASQFGIKLIVIDYLQLMTAGGTQKGGNREQEISTISRNLKALAKELNVPVIALSQLSRAVETRGGSKRPLLSDLRESGAIEQDADIVSFIYRPEYYKIEEWDDEERSPTEGQGEFIVAKHRNGGLENIRLKFIGHLGKFDNLEDFDSPFEFHSKMNDGDGDNEFGSGNLPSPSADEAFGSSMNDFNQDDDSDVPF; this is encoded by the coding sequence ATGGAAAAAATCGCAACATCACCAGCATATAATAAACAGAATTCTAATGTAATTAGTCTCGAGAAGGGGAAGATACCTCCTCAGGCTGTTGATTTAGAGGAAGTTGTGCTTGGGGCGATGATGATCGATAAAAAAGGGGTAGATGAGATTATCGATATCCTACACCCTGATGCTTTTTATAAGAACTCGCACAAGCTTATTTACGAAGCTATTTTCAAGCTTTTTGAAAATACCGAGGCGATTGACTTATTAACGGTTTCCAACCAGCTCAAGAAGGATGGGAATTTTGAAAAGGCAGGTGGTGATTATTACCTCATTCAGCTTACCCAAAGAGTATCATCTTCAGCCCATATCGAGTTTCACGCGAGGATCATTTTACAGAAATATATCCAACGTAGTCTGATCAAAATTTCTGCGGAAATTATTGAAGAAGCTTATGATGAAAGTGTAGATGTATTTGACCTTTTAGATTCTGCTGAAGCCAAATTGTATGAGGTGACTCAGGGAAATATTAAAAAGTCTACCGAATCTGCACAAAGTCTGGTGATTCAGGCAAAAGCAAGGATTCAGGATATATCAAACAGAGAAGGATTAAGTGGTGTGCCATCAGGATTCGATAAGTTAGATGAGCTTACTTCGGGATGGCAGCCTTCAGATTTAATTATTGTAGCGGCTCGTCCCGGTATGGGGAAAACAGCACTAACCTTATCGATGGCAAGGAATATCGCAGTAGGACAGGGCATCCCGGTAGCCTTCTTCTCGCTGGAGATGTCCTCGGTACAGTTAATTACTCGATTGATTTCTTCGGAAACCGGACTTTCTTCGGAAAAACTAAGAACGGGTAATCTTGAAAAACATGAGTGGGAGCAGCTTAACGTAAAGGTAAAAGACCTTGAAAAAGCACCGCTTTTTATTGATGATACCCCCTCGTTGTCTATTTTCGATCTTAGAGCGAAAGCACGCCGACTGGCCTCTCAATTTGGTATCAAGTTAATCGTCATCGATTATTTGCAGTTGATGACTGCCGGGGGAACGCAAAAAGGAGGAAACCGTGAACAGGAGATTTCCACGATTTCCCGAAACCTAAAGGCACTGGCAAAAGAATTAAATGTTCCGGTAATTGCACTTTCTCAGTTATCCCGTGCGGTAGAAACCCGTGGGGGTAGTAAAAGACCTTTACTATCAGATCTTAGGGAATCTGGAGCGATCGAGCAGGATGCAGATATCGTATCCTTTATTTACCGTCCTGAATATTATAAAATTGAGGAGTGGGATGATGAAGAGCGATCTCCAACAGAAGGACAGGGAGAATTTATTGTCGCAAAACACCGTAACGGTGGTTTGGAAAATATCCGTCTTAAATTTATTGGTCATCTTGGTAAATTTGATAACTTAGAAGACTTTGATTCGCCTTTCGAATTTCATTCAAAAATGAATGATGGAGACGGTGATAACGAGTTTGGAAGCGGTAATCTTCCAAGTCCAAGTGCAGATGAAGCTTTTGGAAGTTCGATGAATGATTTTAATCAGGATGATGATAGTGACGTTCCGTTCTAA
- a CDS encoding secondary thiamine-phosphate synthase enzyme YjbQ, giving the protein MKIFQKQIALKPKSRGFHLVTSEIVNQFPEIGEIQQGILQVFIKHTSAGLTINENADPTVRDDFESHINKMVPEDQPYYRHTFEGSDDMPAHIKASLMGTSVQIPVTNGKLNLGTWQGIYLCEHRNHGGSRKLVLSLMGA; this is encoded by the coding sequence ATGAAGATATTTCAGAAACAAATAGCATTAAAACCTAAATCCAGGGGATTTCATTTGGTAACCAGTGAAATTGTAAATCAGTTTCCCGAGATTGGTGAAATTCAGCAGGGTATTTTACAAGTGTTTATAAAACATACTTCTGCTGGATTAACGATAAATGAAAATGCCGATCCTACCGTAAGGGATGATTTTGAAAGTCATATCAATAAAATGGTTCCGGAAGATCAGCCTTATTATCGTCATACTTTTGAGGGATCAGACGATATGCCGGCGCATATTAAAGCCTCGCTTATGGGGACATCAGTTCAAATTCCAGTCACTAACGGTAAATTAAATTTAGGGACCTGGCAAGGTATTTATTTATGCGAACACAGGAATCACGGAGGTTCCAGAAAACTCGTGCTTAGCCTTATGGGAGCTTAA
- a CDS encoding glycoside hydrolase family 172 protein: MKNRIISVFLVVFGLLNGLAQELYDIPDGKATRWASFENAKAEKGGGGKENKGAKGHPFERIPAGKSLDLLDIDGSGTIKRIWLTISDRSPEMLRALTIKMFWEGSDKPAVAVPLGDFFGLGLGQKTAFENKLFSDPEGRSFNCFVPMPFQKSARITITNESDKDLDAIFYDINLLKENHEGELFYFHAYWNREKNTTLGEAFKILPKINGKGRFIGTNMGIVTNKLYNDTWWGEGEVKMYIDGDSNFPSLVGSGTEDYVGTAYGQGTYNHMFQGSLLADKEEGAFAFYRYHIPDPVYFYGDIKVTIQQMGGAPRDVVRKLVENGADLIPVTIDHAPNFTKLFELENAPKLEDKDFPDGWTNFYRSDDVSATAYFYLNKPYSDLPPLQTVELRTANLIKAAVVKNDL; encoded by the coding sequence ATGAAAAATAGAATAATTTCTGTTTTCTTGGTTGTTTTTGGTCTTTTAAACGGTCTTGCTCAGGAACTCTATGATATTCCTGATGGAAAGGCAACAAGATGGGCAAGCTTCGAAAATGCTAAGGCCGAAAAGGGCGGCGGTGGTAAAGAAAACAAAGGTGCCAAAGGCCATCCATTTGAACGTATTCCGGCGGGGAAAAGCCTTGATCTTTTGGATATCGATGGCAGCGGTACGATAAAAAGGATCTGGCTAACCATTAGTGATCGTTCGCCCGAAATGCTTCGGGCATTAACTATTAAAATGTTTTGGGAAGGTAGTGATAAACCTGCCGTAGCTGTACCTTTGGGAGATTTTTTTGGGTTAGGTTTAGGACAAAAAACAGCTTTCGAAAACAAACTATTTAGCGATCCGGAAGGCCGTTCTTTTAATTGTTTCGTTCCCATGCCGTTTCAAAAATCGGCTCGCATTACGATAACAAATGAATCCGATAAAGATTTAGATGCCATATTTTATGATATAAACTTATTGAAGGAAAATCATGAGGGTGAATTATTTTATTTTCATGCCTATTGGAATCGTGAGAAAAATACCACTTTAGGAGAAGCGTTTAAGATCTTGCCGAAAATTAATGGTAAGGGACGTTTTATAGGAACTAATATGGGGATTGTTACCAATAAATTATATAACGATACCTGGTGGGGTGAAGGCGAGGTAAAAATGTATATCGATGGCGACTCCAATTTTCCAAGTCTGGTAGGTTCAGGAACAGAGGATTATGTAGGTACGGCCTATGGACAGGGAACTTATAATCATATGTTTCAGGGATCGCTTCTTGCCGATAAGGAAGAGGGCGCATTTGCATTCTATCGGTATCATATTCCAGACCCTGTATATTTTTATGGGGATATTAAAGTGACTATTCAGCAAATGGGTGGTGCTCCCAGAGATGTGGTTCGAAAATTGGTAGAAAACGGAGCAGATCTAATTCCGGTTACCATTGATCATGCCCCTAATTTTACAAAATTATTCGAGCTAGAAAATGCTCCTAAGCTTGAGGATAAGGATTTTCCAGATGGATGGACTAATTTTTATCGTAGCGATGATGTATCGGCAACGGCCTATTTTTATTTAAATAAGCCATATAGTGACTTACCACCACTTCAAACTGTAGAGTTGAGAACAGCGAATCTAATAAAGGCCGCGGTTGTAAAGAATGATTTGTAG
- a CDS encoding DUF4861 family protein: MKRIITTAILGLLLANGCKPKKTEESGFSISVSNDLDFDRNEIVSFDAKNLLDKFEKAAIDYILITDSTGKTIRHQWLDYDKDGTPEEFLFMAKVAAHKTSHYKIISDSSFAMPEKEAVAYSRFVPERTDDYAWENDKVAFRTYGPTGQKEALEGVEGSTLSSGIDIWLKRTNKSIINKWYAEHVKNPGYYHTDHGEGYDPYHVGNSRGLGGLGVFENDSLYVSQNFVEYKTIASGPLKTIFELSYAPWDPYNVKETKRISLALGSHFSKFEISIEAEDGIPNYATGITLHNNQGEYEIDKEEGWIMHWERIDDAQVGEGIVMKPAVIDSAFAYTSKFPDQSNLLVTTTPKSPFTYYAGFAWEKSGDVSSKEDWIEIIKKQTKIIASPLKVDFEYH; this comes from the coding sequence ATGAAAAGAATAATTACTACTGCTATACTAGGACTGCTGCTCGCGAACGGATGTAAACCCAAAAAAACCGAAGAGTCAGGTTTTTCAATTTCAGTTAGTAACGACCTTGATTTTGATAGAAATGAAATTGTAAGTTTTGATGCTAAAAACTTATTAGACAAATTCGAAAAAGCTGCTATTGATTACATTCTTATAACAGATTCTACTGGAAAGACCATAAGACATCAATGGCTCGATTACGATAAAGATGGTACTCCAGAAGAATTTTTATTTATGGCGAAAGTTGCTGCCCATAAAACTTCGCATTATAAAATAATAAGCGACAGCTCATTTGCAATGCCCGAAAAAGAAGCCGTGGCATATTCCAGGTTTGTTCCTGAAAGAACAGATGATTACGCCTGGGAAAATGATAAAGTGGCTTTTAGAACCTATGGTCCAACAGGGCAGAAAGAGGCTTTAGAAGGTGTGGAGGGAAGCACTCTTTCCAGCGGGATCGATATCTGGTTAAAACGCACCAACAAATCCATTATCAACAAGTGGTATGCTGAACATGTTAAAAATCCAGGATATTACCATACAGATCATGGCGAAGGTTATGATCCTTACCATGTAGGTAATAGTCGCGGGTTAGGAGGCCTTGGTGTTTTTGAAAATGACAGTCTGTATGTTTCTCAAAATTTTGTGGAATATAAAACCATTGCCAGCGGCCCATTAAAAACCATATTTGAGTTAAGCTATGCCCCATGGGATCCTTATAATGTAAAAGAAACTAAAAGAATTAGCCTAGCTTTAGGATCTCATTTTTCAAAATTTGAAATTAGCATAGAAGCTGAAGATGGAATCCCTAATTACGCCACCGGAATTACATTGCACAACAATCAAGGAGAATACGAGATTGATAAAGAAGAAGGCTGGATTATGCATTGGGAGCGTATCGATGATGCACAGGTTGGAGAAGGTATTGTGATGAAACCGGCTGTAATCGACTCGGCATTTGCTTATACAAGTAAGTTTCCAGATCAAAGCAATCTTTTAGTTACTACTACTCCTAAAAGTCCGTTTACTTATTATGCAGGATTTGCCTGGGAAAAAAGCGGAGATGTAAGTAGTAAAGAAGACTGGATAGAAATCATAAAAAAACAGACTAAAATTATAGCTTCTCCTTTGAAAGTTGATTTTGAATATCATTGA
- a CDS encoding hybrid sensor histidine kinase/response regulator transcription factor — translation MRIIKTKIQLQFLLIVSLLSLKISAQDSEHSSLFPNGLKFYHYDTSNGLSNNMVSSITEDKIGFIWIGTNSGLNRFDGNEFEKFDKENSGLLNNYIQQIVPSTNGNLYLATNSGIHTYDIQKNLFHKKSIENSNLSDGITSIIELSKDMLVVGDYSSGVHFIKGNRHIAVQRNNISENVLLKEYRISTLDLRDDHTILAGTYNNGIYSISINDTIITNIEKLFQGRINTIYTDSKNRHWVGTDEGLKLIADGNEIIHINKENSKLTDDAIRSLVEDDQGLLWIGTRNGGLNILDPTSLFNKEEIRIQSFSPKNDGSSVFNRNILNLYKDSNGNIWIGTEAGFDFVDPKGESIQLIDHSTNKDIKISHDRVKAIAKGKEDNIWIGTDGGGINTYSRISKRFGKLDLPLPTNLVLSLLEDSKENLWIGTYRQGISRYNLKSKKLTTYLDSKVSEGSDVRSIFQDASGNIWVGTNRGGLYQYNSKKDSFIYIDELGKLDIRDITQKDTNEIWLATYGNGLIKYNHKTGQYSGFHTGNIDFPTNVVFSIHFIDNNNLLVGTMNEGLLKMNIANATVQRFTTNDGLSDNTINSITRDLSGNFWLGTNSGISFYNLKSNSIKNLNNFNNIQESEFNIGASLLTQDGILLIGGNKGLNIFDTKDLSHPVKTNFPTVFKNLEVYGKSISLNDSTQTILEKSISLTDTISINHNQALFSLDFASLKYPRSDNIEYSYILEGYNDHWINIKNANRINFSQLPPGDYRLKLKTNNNDYLESSNQLFIQVIPPIWRTLPAYLLYFITAVLLLWFGLKYYTDKIKLKQSLIFEKNQRQLEHDLNEERLRFYTGFSHELKTPLTMILAPVESLLSEIRKKEHINSLRIVEKNAKTLLSRINKLLDFRQSEDGLNKLKITKHQLTRLLSKWIEMYEPIAHKKGVKIIKHIDLASSPVYCDLEKIHIVFNNLMSNALKYTSKGDQIKIKLKAKGNGYQFSIKDNGTGISAKILPYIFDWYYHSDEKVKKDGSGIGLALSKRFIELHDGAITAKSIENQFTVFKVFLPKGKPDLLESDNTSEVTDFVKITADILNENKELEHRALLNPDTERELILLIDDNPDIHHYLSSILKEKYDLLHALNGQEGINMAIKHVPDLIVSDIMMPEKSGIDLTNTLKSKKETTHIPIILLSAKDAQESIITGYNEGADDYITKPFSTAILQARIRNLLDRKFSLQKELLQKEENKSTETATESKQVKIEKQFLKKFENTVHKNIQVQGKLVEIIAEEMGMSRASLYRKIKALTGSSINEYIRDIKLDKSLYLIEKEGLNISMAAFEVGFNNMKYFRKIFKEKFGRLPSDFSLNKDLT, via the coding sequence ATGAGAATCATAAAAACAAAAATCCAACTCCAATTTTTACTTATTGTTTCTCTTTTAAGTTTGAAAATCTCCGCTCAGGATAGTGAGCATAGCTCTCTTTTTCCTAATGGGCTCAAGTTTTATCATTATGACACTTCAAATGGATTATCCAATAATATGGTTAGTTCAATTACAGAAGATAAAATAGGTTTTATATGGATAGGCACAAATTCTGGCTTAAACAGGTTTGATGGTAATGAATTCGAAAAATTTGATAAAGAAAATTCAGGACTGCTCAACAATTATATTCAACAAATCGTACCTTCTACAAATGGAAATTTGTACCTGGCCACTAATAGCGGGATTCACACTTATGACATTCAGAAAAATTTATTTCATAAAAAATCAATAGAAAATTCCAATCTCTCTGATGGTATCACAAGTATCATAGAATTATCGAAAGATATGCTGGTAGTAGGAGATTATTCTTCTGGTGTTCATTTTATAAAAGGGAACAGACACATAGCAGTTCAACGAAATAATATCTCAGAAAACGTTTTATTAAAAGAATACCGTATAAGCACATTAGATTTAAGGGATGACCATACTATTCTTGCGGGTACTTATAATAATGGTATTTACAGTATTTCTATAAATGATACTATAATAACAAATATAGAAAAGTTATTTCAGGGTAGGATTAATACTATATATACCGACTCAAAAAACCGACACTGGGTAGGAACCGATGAAGGTTTAAAGCTTATTGCTGACGGAAACGAAATTATACATATTAATAAAGAGAATAGTAAACTTACAGATGATGCTATTCGGAGCCTGGTTGAAGATGATCAAGGTTTGTTATGGATAGGAACTCGAAATGGTGGACTAAATATTCTTGACCCCACCTCCTTATTTAATAAGGAAGAAATTAGGATTCAATCTTTTTCGCCCAAAAACGATGGCAGTAGTGTTTTTAACAGAAATATTTTAAACCTTTATAAAGATTCCAATGGGAACATATGGATCGGTACTGAGGCTGGTTTTGATTTTGTAGACCCAAAAGGAGAATCCATACAGCTTATCGATCATTCAACAAATAAAGATATCAAAATTTCCCACGATCGTGTTAAAGCTATTGCAAAGGGAAAAGAAGATAATATTTGGATTGGAACCGATGGTGGAGGAATTAACACCTATTCCCGAATATCTAAACGATTCGGAAAATTAGACCTTCCTCTTCCTACAAATCTGGTACTTTCTTTATTAGAAGATTCAAAAGAAAATCTTTGGATTGGCACCTATCGACAAGGAATAAGCAGATATAATCTTAAATCAAAGAAATTAACTACTTATTTAGATAGTAAAGTATCTGAGGGCAGTGATGTACGATCTATATTCCAGGATGCATCGGGTAATATCTGGGTAGGAACCAATCGTGGCGGATTATATCAATATAACTCTAAAAAAGATAGTTTTATATATATAGATGAACTTGGCAAGCTTGATATTCGCGATATTACCCAAAAAGATACTAATGAAATTTGGCTTGCTACCTACGGCAACGGACTAATAAAATACAATCATAAAACAGGACAATATTCAGGTTTTCATACAGGAAATATCGATTTCCCAACAAACGTTGTTTTTAGCATTCATTTTATAGATAATAACAACCTTTTGGTAGGTACCATGAACGAAGGTTTACTAAAAATGAACATTGCGAACGCTACGGTACAACGGTTCACAACCAATGACGGTTTAAGCGACAATACCATCAATTCCATTACCCGGGACTTATCTGGAAATTTTTGGTTGGGGACTAATTCTGGCATAAGTTTTTATAACTTAAAATCAAATAGCATTAAAAACCTTAACAACTTTAATAACATACAGGAAAGTGAATTTAATATTGGTGCCAGCCTCCTAACTCAGGATGGTATTTTATTGATAGGGGGTAACAAAGGTTTAAATATTTTTGACACTAAAGATCTATCTCATCCTGTTAAAACAAATTTCCCTACTGTTTTTAAAAATCTTGAAGTCTATGGAAAATCTATAAGTCTAAATGACAGTACTCAGACGATCCTGGAAAAATCCATTTCACTAACCGATACCATTAGTATTAATCACAATCAGGCGCTATTTTCCCTGGATTTTGCTTCTCTGAAATATCCAAGATCAGATAATATTGAATACTCTTATATTTTGGAAGGTTATAATGATCACTGGATCAACATCAAAAATGCAAATCGGATTAACTTTAGCCAGTTGCCTCCAGGCGATTATAGGCTCAAATTAAAAACCAATAATAACGATTATCTGGAATCTTCAAATCAGTTATTTATTCAGGTAATCCCTCCTATATGGAGAACCCTGCCAGCATATCTTCTTTATTTTATTACTGCTGTATTGTTGCTATGGTTTGGCTTAAAATATTATACAGATAAAATTAAATTAAAACAATCATTGATTTTCGAAAAAAATCAGCGACAGTTAGAGCATGATCTTAATGAAGAAAGGCTTCGGTTTTATACAGGATTTTCACATGAGCTTAAAACTCCGCTTACGATGATTTTGGCTCCGGTAGAAAGCTTACTAAGTGAAATTCGAAAAAAGGAACACATTAATAGTTTAAGGATCGTTGAAAAAAATGCTAAAACTTTATTAAGCAGAATAAACAAATTACTCGATTTTAGGCAAAGTGAAGATGGTTTAAATAAACTAAAAATCACGAAGCATCAACTTACCAGGCTGTTATCAAAATGGATAGAAATGTACGAGCCTATAGCTCACAAAAAAGGGGTTAAAATAATTAAGCATATCGATTTAGCATCATCACCAGTTTACTGCGATCTGGAAAAAATACATATCGTTTTTAATAATTTAATGTCTAATGCTTTAAAATATACTTCGAAAGGAGATCAGATAAAGATCAAATTAAAGGCAAAAGGCAATGGTTATCAATTTTCAATAAAAGATAATGGTACGGGTATTTCTGCCAAAATTTTACCTTATATTTTTGATTGGTACTATCATTCAGACGAAAAAGTGAAGAAAGACGGAAGCGGTATTGGACTTGCCCTTTCTAAACGTTTTATTGAATTACATGACGGAGCAATTACGGCAAAAAGCATCGAAAATCAATTTACCGTCTTTAAAGTTTTCTTACCAAAAGGAAAACCAGATCTTTTGGAATCTGACAATACTTCTGAAGTCACCGATTTTGTAAAAATAACCGCTGATATCCTTAACGAAAATAAGGAATTGGAACATCGTGCATTGCTTAATCCGGATACCGAGAGGGAATTAATTTTACTTATTGACGACAATCCAGATATTCATCATTACTTATCGTCAATTTTAAAAGAGAAATATGATCTTTTGCATGCTTTAAACGGGCAGGAAGGGATTAACATGGCCATAAAACATGTTCCAGATCTTATCGTTTCTGATATTATGATGCCAGAAAAAAGCGGTATAGACCTTACCAACACTTTAAAATCTAAAAAAGAAACAACACATATTCCCATAATTTTACTGTCGGCTAAAGATGCACAAGAATCTATTATAACTGGTTATAATGAAGGAGCAGATGATTATATCACCAAACCTTTTAGTACCGCCATTCTTCAAGCAAGAATTAGAAATCTACTGGATCGTAAATTCAGTTTACAAAAAGAGCTCCTTCAAAAAGAAGAAAATAAAAGTACAGAAACTGCTACGGAAAGTAAACAGGTTAAAATAGAAAAGCAATTCCTCAAAAAATTCGAAAATACCGTACATAAAAATATTCAGGTACAAGGAAAGCTTGTAGAGATAATTGCAGAAGAAATGGGTATGAGTCGGGCATCGCTGTATCGTAAGATAAAAGCACTTACCGGAAGCAGTATTAACGAATATATTCGTGATATAAAACTAGACAAATCCTTATATTTAATAGAAAAAGAAGGATTAAATATATCGATGGCCGCTTTCGAAGTTGGTTTTAATAACATGAAATACTTTAGAAAAATCTTTAAAGAGAAATTTGGGCGATTACCTTCTGATTTTTCTTTGAATAAAGACCTCACCTAA